A single region of the Triticum dicoccoides isolate Atlit2015 ecotype Zavitan chromosome 2B, WEW_v2.0, whole genome shotgun sequence genome encodes:
- the LOC119368367 gene encoding 25.3 kDa vesicle transport protein-like, with product MWPLQLVALLLVSCYLFEMVKLTMIACITDGLSFAECLDGGYVKDVVFYKQQAKLLFKNIYKGQHESSRLSTETGPYRSRLRLQE from the exons ATGTGGCCCCTTCAACTG GTGGCACTTTTGCTTGTGTCTTGTTATCTTTTCGAAATGGTGAAGCTGACAATGATAGCCTGTATCACTGATGGCCTTTCATTTGCGGAGTGCTTAGATGGTGGTTATGTTAAGGATGTTGTCTTCTACAAGCAGCAAGCAAAATtgttgttcaaaaacatatataaaggCCAACATGAATCATCAAGACTGTCAACTGAGACTGGACCATACCGTTCCAGGTTAAG GTTGCAGGAATAG